The Kosmotoga arenicorallina S304 nucleotide sequence AGCGGGAAACGTGCTCCAAGACGAGGCCTCTCAGGGTCGTTCGAGAAGAGGACGTAGATAGGCCGGAGGTGTAAGCCCTGCGAGGGGTTGAGCCGACCGGTACTAATAACCCGAATCCTTTACCTTCACCTGTGCACCTTTGAGTGAGCTGAGATATCCTGGGTGCAGATACCGGAGTGGGAAACACCCGGATCCATCCCGAACCCGGCCGTTAAGCCACTTCGGGCCGATGGTAGTGCGGGGGGGAGCCCCGTGCGAGAGTAGGTAGTGCCCAGGGTTTTATGGAAAAAGGGAGAGCGTTATGCTCTCCCTTTTTCGTTGTGGGTTGTAGGTTGTTTGAAAAGCCGAGTAACGTGCTTTGAGGAACGACAGTTGATAATACGACAGCTGGTGATACGACGCTTGCAGAGGCTGACAGCTGATGGAGCGACTGTTGATAGTACGACGATTGATGGGGCGACAATTGATGGAGCGACGCTCACGAGGTTGACAAATGGTAATACGACTGTTGGTGGAACGACATTCAGTTCGTTGTTGGTTGTAGGTTGCTTGAAAAGCCGAGTAACGTAATTCGAGTTACGAGAGCTGAGAATCGAGAAAATCGATAAAAATGGCTATGCTGATCTTCGCTCAGGTTATGCGTGACTCCTCACGGCTGTTCATTCCTCCGGAATGGCTATGCGCCTGCGGCGGAAAAGTGCCGAGTTACGTTATTCGAGTTACGAGAGCTGAGAACCGTCTCTCCTTACTCATAACTCTTATCTCATAATTCATAACTAATCACTCATAACTCTTATCTCATAATTCATAACTAAATCTCAAAGTCTCAACATATACCCGTTTTCTCTCAACCATAGTCTATGAAGTGCGTAATCGGGCATTAGCATTTTTACTTTATGCCAGAACTCTCTTGAGTGATTTTTTACTTCGAGATGGACGAGCTCGTGGATAACTACATAGTCTATTACTGGCAATGGTGCCATAACCAGACGCCAGGAAAAATTCAGATTCCCTTTAGAAGAACATGATCCCCATCTTTTCTGAGCATTTGTGATTCTTACCTTGTTATACATGTAACCAAATCTTTGGGCATACAGGTTTACCCTTTCGGAGATTTTTTCGTACGCTTTTTGCCAGTACCATTTTATAAATATTTGCTTCGCATCTGGCAGATACTTTTTAGATAAGCTGAATACATCGTCGAGTTTCAAAGGGACCTCCTGCCCATCAACTATTGCCAGCTTGAAGGATTTCCCCAGATATAAAAAGCCTTCACCATTTACAAATTCTTTTTTTGAAAACTTTGGGTCTCTTTTCTGGATTTCGCTTTTCTTTCTTTCAATCCATTTTTTATGCCTTAAAACAACCCTTTTTATAGTTTCATCGCTAACATAGAAAGGTGCCCTGACTACCAAAGTGGCATCGTCCGTAATCTGGAGAGCGATGGTTTTTCTTTTTGTTCGCACTATTTTATCAATCTTGATGTCCATGTGCATTA carries:
- a CDS encoding M48 family metallopeptidase; the protein is MDIKIDKIVRTKRKTIALQITDDATLVVRAPFYVSDETIKRVVLRHKKWIERKKSEIQKRDPKFSKKEFVNGEGFLYLGKSFKLAIVDGQEVPLKLDDVFSLSKKYLPDAKQIFIKWYWQKAYEKISERVNLYAQRFGYMYNKVRITNAQKRWGSCSSKGNLNFSWRLVMAPLPVIDYVVIHELVHLEVKNHSREFWHKVKMLMPDYALHRLWLRENGYMLRL